One stretch of Jiangella gansuensis DSM 44835 DNA includes these proteins:
- a CDS encoding Gfo/Idh/MocA family protein, producing MAVKSLGVVMNGVTGRMGYRQHLVRSIIAINEQGGVELSDGSRVTLAPVLVGRNAEKLREIADRHGLDQWTTDLDAALGDSANEVYFDAQLTSVREKSIVKAIDAGKHIYTEKPVSETVDGALALAKQAKAAGVKNGVVHDKLFLPGLLKLRRLVDSGFFGRILSVRGEFGYWVFEGDWQEAQRPSWNYRAEDGGGIVVDMFCHWDYVLTNLFGRIEAVTARAVTHIPQRWDEKGEPYEATADDAAYAIFELADGVIAQFNSSWTVRVHRDELLELQVDGTHGSAVAGLHHCVVQPRISTPRPTWNPDLADPQPYRDQWQDVPDNVTPENGFKAQWEQFVRHVVEDAPHSYDFLAGARGVRLAQAGLESSAQGRRIELPELSL from the coding sequence ATGGCAGTCAAGTCGCTCGGTGTCGTGATGAACGGCGTCACCGGCCGGATGGGATACCGGCAGCATCTGGTCCGGTCGATCATCGCGATCAACGAGCAGGGTGGGGTCGAGCTGTCCGACGGCTCGCGGGTCACCCTCGCACCGGTACTCGTCGGGCGTAACGCGGAGAAGCTGCGCGAGATCGCCGACCGACACGGCCTCGACCAGTGGACCACCGACCTCGACGCGGCCCTCGGTGACTCGGCGAACGAGGTGTACTTCGACGCCCAGCTGACGTCGGTGCGAGAGAAGTCGATCGTCAAGGCGATCGACGCCGGCAAGCACATCTACACCGAGAAGCCGGTGTCGGAGACGGTCGACGGCGCGCTCGCCCTGGCCAAGCAGGCCAAGGCCGCCGGGGTGAAGAACGGCGTCGTCCACGACAAGCTGTTTCTGCCGGGCCTGCTCAAGCTGCGCCGCCTGGTCGACAGCGGCTTCTTCGGCCGCATCCTCTCCGTCCGCGGCGAGTTCGGGTACTGGGTCTTCGAGGGCGACTGGCAGGAGGCGCAGCGGCCCAGCTGGAACTACCGCGCCGAGGACGGGGGCGGCATCGTCGTCGACATGTTCTGCCACTGGGACTACGTCCTGACGAACCTGTTCGGACGGATCGAGGCGGTGACGGCGCGCGCGGTCACCCACATCCCGCAGCGCTGGGACGAGAAGGGCGAGCCCTACGAGGCCACCGCCGACGATGCCGCCTATGCCATCTTCGAGCTGGCCGACGGCGTGATCGCCCAGTTCAACTCGTCCTGGACGGTTCGGGTGCATCGCGACGAACTGCTGGAACTGCAGGTCGACGGCACGCACGGCAGCGCCGTCGCGGGGCTGCACCACTGCGTCGTCCAGCCGCGTATCTCGACCCCACGGCCCACCTGGAACCCGGATCTCGCGGACCCGCAGCCCTATCGCGACCAGTGGCAGGACGTCCCCGACAACGTCACTCCGGAGAACGGGTTCAAGGCCCAGTGGGAGCAGTTCGTCCGGCACGTCGTCGAGGACGCACCCCACTCGTACGACTTCCTGGCCGGTGCCCGCGGTGTGCGGCTCGCCCAGGCGGGGCTGGAGTCGTCGGCGCAGGGGCGGCGGATCGAACTGCCGGAGCTGTCGCTGTGA
- a CDS encoding helix-turn-helix transcriptional regulator, translated as MTETVEPTWTPDEVAAYLRVPKATLYQWRWKNYGPPAAKVGRGLRYEVADVVAWFQAQKTAA; from the coding sequence ATGACTGAGACGGTCGAACCGACCTGGACGCCGGACGAGGTCGCCGCGTACCTGCGCGTGCCCAAGGCGACCCTCTACCAATGGCGCTGGAAGAACTACGGTCCGCCGGCGGCGAAGGTCGGTCGCGGCCTCCGGTACGAGGTCGCAGACGTGGTGGCCTGGTTCCAGGCACAGAAGACGGCCGCGTGA
- a CDS encoding sugar phosphate isomerase/epimerase family protein, whose amino-acid sequence MRRLALNQKTTNRWSVQEAVDGCVRAGLEWIGLWREPVHEAGLATSAQLVADAGLKVSSLCRGGFITALPGPERDAALADNRRAIDEAAALGTDCLVMVVGGLPDGSRNLPGARARVADGIADLVPHAQQAGVRLALEPMHPIYCADRGVLSTLDEALDMASPFPADAVGVVVDTFHVWWDPRVEAAIARAGERIASFQVCDWITPLPPDALLARGMMGDGHIDFQALRRHVEAAGYDGPIEVEIFNADVWAADPDEVVALMRKRYEEHVLD is encoded by the coding sequence ATGCGGCGGCTGGCACTGAACCAGAAGACGACGAACCGGTGGTCGGTCCAGGAAGCCGTCGACGGGTGCGTCCGGGCCGGCCTGGAATGGATCGGCCTGTGGCGGGAGCCGGTGCACGAAGCCGGGCTCGCGACTTCAGCCCAGCTGGTCGCGGACGCCGGGCTGAAGGTTTCGTCGCTGTGCCGGGGCGGATTCATCACCGCGCTGCCCGGGCCGGAACGCGACGCCGCGCTGGCCGACAACCGGCGCGCCATCGACGAAGCGGCAGCCTTGGGTACCGACTGCCTGGTCATGGTGGTCGGCGGGCTCCCGGACGGGTCGCGGAACCTGCCAGGCGCCCGGGCCCGGGTGGCCGACGGCATCGCGGACCTGGTGCCGCACGCCCAGCAGGCCGGGGTCCGGCTGGCACTGGAGCCCATGCACCCCATCTACTGCGCCGACCGCGGCGTCCTGTCGACGCTGGACGAGGCGCTCGACATGGCGTCTCCCTTCCCGGCCGACGCGGTGGGCGTCGTCGTCGACACCTTCCACGTCTGGTGGGACCCCCGGGTCGAGGCCGCGATCGCGCGGGCCGGCGAGCGGATCGCCAGCTTCCAGGTGTGCGACTGGATCACCCCGCTCCCACCGGACGCGCTGCTCGCACGCGGCATGATGGGTGACGGCCACATCGACTTCCAGGCCCTGCGCCGCCACGTCGAGGCCGCCGGCTACGACGGCCCCATCGAGGTCGAGATCTTCAACGCCGACGTCTGGGCCGCCGACCCCGACGAGGTCGTCGCGCTGATGCGCAAGCGGTACGAAGAGCACGTCCTGGACTGA
- a CDS encoding dihydrodipicolinate synthase family protein → MSGGVSVRLPGPDGALREHVLSAPRDWTRPAEPFRSRVAFAAAHVVADPLGENVPGAPAVVDWDHTLGFRRHLWSYGLGVAEAMDTAQRGMGLDWAATQELIRRSSAEARAAGGRIAAGVGTDHLTEPARDLDEVAAAYETQLEVVDDAGAQVILMASRQLAAVAGGPDDYRKVYDRLLTQAPSPVILHWLGPMFDPALAGYWGADDVEVATEHVVGLIRDHTATVDGIKVSLLDADLERRVRAQLPDGVRLYTGDDFNYPELIRGDDDGRSSDALLGIFAAIAPAASGALQALDRGDLAAYEAAFAPTVPLARQVFGAPTYYYKAGIAFLAWLSGLQPGFTMVGGLQSARSLPHLVTTFELADAAGLLPDPELAAARMTALLTTYGVM, encoded by the coding sequence GTGAGCGGCGGGGTTTCGGTGCGGCTGCCCGGGCCGGACGGCGCGCTGCGTGAGCACGTCCTGTCCGCGCCGCGGGACTGGACCCGGCCGGCCGAACCGTTCCGGTCGCGGGTGGCGTTCGCCGCCGCGCACGTCGTCGCCGACCCCCTCGGCGAGAACGTGCCGGGCGCTCCCGCCGTCGTCGATTGGGACCACACCCTGGGGTTCCGGCGGCACCTGTGGTCGTACGGCCTGGGTGTGGCCGAGGCCATGGACACCGCGCAGCGCGGCATGGGTCTCGACTGGGCCGCCACGCAGGAGTTGATCCGGCGCAGTTCGGCCGAGGCACGCGCCGCAGGCGGCCGGATCGCAGCCGGTGTCGGCACCGACCACCTGACCGAACCGGCTCGCGACCTCGACGAGGTGGCGGCCGCGTACGAGACCCAGCTCGAGGTGGTCGACGACGCCGGCGCCCAGGTCATCCTGATGGCCAGCCGCCAGCTCGCAGCCGTCGCCGGCGGACCGGACGACTATCGCAAGGTCTACGACCGCCTGCTCACGCAGGCGCCGTCGCCGGTCATCCTGCACTGGCTGGGCCCCATGTTCGACCCGGCGTTGGCCGGCTACTGGGGCGCCGACGACGTCGAGGTGGCCACCGAGCACGTCGTCGGGCTGATCCGCGACCACACGGCGACGGTCGACGGCATCAAGGTGTCGCTGCTCGACGCGGACCTGGAGCGCCGGGTACGCGCGCAGCTCCCGGACGGCGTCCGCCTCTACACCGGCGACGACTTCAACTATCCGGAACTCATCCGCGGCGACGACGACGGCCGCTCCAGCGATGCGCTGCTCGGAATCTTCGCCGCGATCGCTCCGGCCGCGTCGGGCGCGTTGCAGGCGCTGGACCGCGGCGACCTGGCCGCGTACGAGGCGGCGTTCGCGCCGACCGTACCGCTGGCCCGTCAGGTCTTCGGGGCGCCCACCTATTACTACAAGGCCGGCATCGCGTTCCTGGCCTGGCTGTCCGGGCTGCAGCCGGGGTTCACGATGGTCGGCGGGCTGCAGAGCGCCCGGTCCCTCCCCCACCTGGTGACGACGTTCGAGCTGGCCGACGCCGCCGGACTGCTGCCGGACCCGGAGCTGGCCGCCGCCCGGATGACGGCACTGCTGACCACGTACGGAGTGATGTGA
- a CDS encoding IS256 family transposase, with product MTETLEPVADEVDQQALAEQLLAQAKEQGVDLVGPNGLLNQLTKNVLETALEAEMSEHLGYEKHDRAGRDSGNSRNGTRTKTVLTEIGPVEIEVPRDTESSFEPQIVKKRQRRLNGIDEIVLSLTAKGLTTGEVAAHFDEVYGAKVSKDTISRITDKVVGEMTEWCARPLERVYPVMFIDAIHVKIRDGQVTSRPIYVAIGVTVTGERDILGLWAGDGGEGAKFWLQVLTEIKNRGTQDVCIVVCDGLKGLPEAITTVWELAIVQTCIIHLLRNTFRYASRRYWDQMSRELKPVYTAPSEAAAKERWNEFAASWGQQYPAIVRLWENAWSEFVPFLDYDQEIRRVICSTNAIESINARYRRAIRARGHFPTEQAALKCLYLVTRSLDPTGRGRARWAMRWKPALNAFAITFEGRITPTGN from the coding sequence TTGACCGAGACACTGGAGCCCGTGGCGGACGAGGTGGATCAGCAAGCGCTGGCCGAGCAGTTGCTGGCGCAGGCCAAGGAGCAGGGCGTCGATCTGGTGGGTCCGAACGGGCTGCTCAACCAGTTGACGAAGAACGTGCTCGAGACCGCTCTGGAGGCGGAGATGAGCGAGCACTTGGGCTATGAGAAGCACGACCGGGCCGGGCGGGACAGCGGGAACTCGCGCAACGGGACCCGCACGAAGACGGTGCTGACTGAGATCGGGCCGGTCGAGATCGAGGTCCCCCGCGACACCGAGTCCTCGTTCGAACCGCAGATCGTGAAGAAGCGGCAGCGCCGCCTGAACGGGATCGATGAGATCGTGTTGTCGCTGACTGCCAAAGGCCTGACCACCGGTGAGGTCGCCGCGCACTTCGACGAGGTCTACGGCGCGAAGGTGTCCAAGGACACGATCTCCAGGATCACCGACAAGGTCGTCGGCGAGATGACCGAGTGGTGCGCCCGGCCACTGGAACGCGTATATCCGGTGATGTTCATCGACGCCATTCACGTGAAGATCCGCGATGGTCAGGTCACCAGCCGCCCGATCTACGTCGCCATCGGCGTCACCGTGACCGGCGAGCGGGACATCCTCGGGCTGTGGGCCGGCGACGGCGGTGAAGGCGCGAAGTTCTGGCTGCAGGTGCTGACCGAGATCAAGAACCGCGGCACCCAGGACGTGTGCATCGTGGTGTGCGACGGCTTGAAGGGGCTTCCCGAGGCGATCACCACCGTGTGGGAGCTCGCGATCGTGCAGACCTGCATCATCCACCTGCTGCGCAACACGTTCCGGTACGCCTCCCGCCGGTACTGGGACCAGATGTCACGCGAGCTCAAACCGGTCTACACCGCACCTTCGGAGGCCGCGGCCAAAGAACGCTGGAACGAGTTCGCCGCCAGCTGGGGGCAGCAGTACCCGGCCATCGTGCGGTTGTGGGAGAACGCCTGGTCGGAGTTTGTGCCGTTCCTGGACTACGACCAGGAGATCCGGCGGGTGATCTGCTCGACCAACGCGATCGAGTCGATCAACGCCCGCTACCGACGCGCGATCCGCGCCCGCGGACACTTCCCCACCGAACAGGCCGCCCTGAAGTGCCTCTACCTGGTGACCCGGTCGCTGGACCCGACCGGCCGAGGCCGGGCACGATGGGCCATGAGGTGGAAACCGGCCCTCAACGCGTTCGCGATCACGTTCGAAGGCCGCATCACACCAACCGGAAACTAG
- a CDS encoding site-specific integrase, with protein sequence MARTLYRDFDGRTRPVEAHGKTKTAATNALRTKLTERAKGGRGGELTATHRFSDAADLWLERFRKQVEADKRSPGSLDTYRKHLKNHVLPALAEVRLGEVTTPLLDRVIGKIATDAGGPTAKTCRSVISGIMGLAVRRGAVFANPVREVEQIETRSKQARALNDGEVGAWLTALRGDERAVRRDLVDLTVFMLSTGCRIGEALAVLWSQVDLAAGTVEITHTIIRVRGEGLLRKWTKNRNERLLLLPPLGVAMLRRRFVPGTQLDKPVFPDTQGGFRDPSNTSRAIRDARGEEVMSWITSHAYRKTTATVLDDAGHSARQVADQLGHARPSMTQDVYMGRRVLNPAAAEALERVLGVAAGEENCG encoded by the coding sequence GTGGCCCGGACGCTCTATCGGGACTTCGACGGCCGAACGCGTCCGGTTGAAGCGCACGGCAAGACCAAGACGGCCGCGACGAACGCTCTGCGGACGAAGCTGACCGAACGTGCCAAGGGTGGCCGTGGGGGAGAGCTGACGGCCACGCACCGGTTCTCCGACGCTGCGGATCTGTGGTTGGAGCGGTTCCGCAAGCAGGTCGAGGCCGACAAGCGCTCGCCGGGCTCGCTGGACACGTACCGGAAGCACTTGAAGAACCACGTGCTGCCGGCTCTGGCTGAGGTCCGTCTCGGGGAGGTCACCACGCCGCTGCTGGACCGCGTCATCGGCAAGATCGCGACCGATGCCGGTGGACCGACGGCCAAGACCTGCCGGAGCGTCATCTCCGGGATCATGGGCCTGGCCGTGCGCCGAGGTGCTGTCTTCGCGAATCCGGTCCGCGAGGTCGAACAGATCGAGACCCGCTCGAAGCAGGCGCGGGCGCTGAATGACGGTGAGGTCGGAGCATGGTTGACGGCGCTCAGAGGCGACGAGCGGGCTGTGCGGCGTGATCTGGTCGACCTGACGGTGTTCATGCTGTCGACCGGCTGCCGTATCGGTGAGGCATTGGCGGTGCTGTGGAGTCAGGTAGACCTGGCGGCGGGGACGGTCGAGATCACGCACACGATCATCCGCGTGCGCGGTGAGGGCCTGTTGCGCAAGTGGACGAAGAACCGCAACGAGCGACTGTTGCTCCTGCCGCCGCTCGGGGTCGCGATGTTGCGCCGTCGCTTTGTGCCCGGCACGCAGCTCGACAAGCCGGTGTTCCCGGACACCCAGGGTGGGTTCCGTGACCCGTCCAACACGAGCCGGGCCATCCGGGACGCCAGGGGAGAGGAGGTCATGTCGTGGATCACCTCGCACGCCTACCGGAAGACGACGGCCACCGTCCTGGACGATGCAGGCCACTCGGCGCGGCAGGTCGCCGACCAGCTCGGCCACGCCCGACCGTCGATGACTCAGGACGTGTACATGGGCCGGCGCGTGCTGAACCCCGCTGCGGCCGAGGCGCTGGAACGTGTGCTCGGCGTAGCGGCCGGGGAGGAAAACTGTGGGTAA
- a CDS encoding replication initiator, whose product MTSTASLDALDVDQLAARLSQSDAERATRGCSNPIRLTGSSVHVDAATGEVVGTYSSDDEHDGHTYVRCGNRRAEVCASCSREYKGDAWHVLMSGLLGGLGVPESVSQHPSVFVTLTAPSFGPVHRATGKKGGKGKTPCRARRDRPVCPHGRPLSCTRRHDQDDRFVGQPLCRDCYDYTAHVIWQWHAPELWRRFTMALRRQLARAAGLTVKDFHARARLSYTKVCEFQARGVVHFHAVVRLDGPTGPDSLPQLDLDADDITVPVRAAAAHVFVDADTPRGDTLRLRWGAQLDARTITLGAGRDNSTGPAHPAMIGAYLAKYLTKSTAEFGLPATERIRSATDARHAGATDHACRIVAAAARLVTVSEDYRPIARRLATLGYRGHPITKSRAYGVTFGSRREARRTWRRRRARLHATAVVRDVLDLDPAAIDDDDAVITLGSWTYAGRGYLTDHDAAQAVRTHTLTRIRPQP is encoded by the coding sequence GTGACCTCGACCGCAAGTCTGGACGCCCTCGACGTGGACCAGCTCGCCGCGCGGCTCTCGCAGTCGGACGCCGAGCGGGCCACGCGGGGGTGCTCCAACCCGATCCGCCTCACGGGCTCGTCCGTGCACGTGGACGCGGCGACGGGTGAGGTCGTCGGCACCTACAGCTCCGACGACGAGCACGACGGTCACACCTATGTGCGCTGCGGCAACCGGCGCGCCGAGGTCTGTGCGTCGTGCTCGCGGGAGTACAAGGGCGACGCCTGGCACGTGCTGATGTCCGGGCTACTGGGCGGGCTCGGCGTCCCCGAGTCGGTGAGCCAGCACCCGTCGGTGTTCGTGACCCTCACTGCACCCAGCTTCGGCCCCGTGCACCGGGCAACCGGCAAGAAGGGCGGCAAGGGCAAGACGCCCTGTCGGGCACGCCGAGACCGCCCCGTCTGTCCGCACGGCCGGCCGCTGTCGTGCACCCGCCGCCACGACCAGGATGACCGGTTCGTGGGCCAACCGTTGTGCCGGGACTGCTACGACTACACCGCTCACGTCATCTGGCAGTGGCACGCCCCCGAGCTGTGGCGGCGCTTCACGATGGCGCTGCGTCGCCAGCTCGCCCGCGCCGCCGGGCTCACCGTGAAGGACTTTCACGCCCGCGCTCGGCTCTCCTACACGAAGGTGTGCGAGTTCCAAGCCAGGGGCGTCGTGCACTTCCACGCCGTCGTCAGGCTCGACGGCCCGACCGGACCCGACAGCCTCCCACAGCTCGACCTGGACGCCGACGACATCACCGTCCCCGTTCGCGCTGCCGCCGCTCACGTGTTCGTCGACGCCGACACCCCCCGCGGGGACACGCTGCGGCTGCGGTGGGGCGCCCAGCTCGACGCCCGCACCATCACCCTCGGCGCTGGCCGCGACAACAGCACCGGCCCGGCGCATCCGGCGATGATCGGCGCGTACCTGGCCAAGTACCTCACCAAGTCCACCGCCGAGTTCGGGCTCCCCGCCACCGAGCGGATCCGCTCCGCGACCGACGCCCGCCACGCCGGGGCCACCGACCATGCCTGCCGGATCGTTGCCGCTGCCGCCCGTCTGGTAACGGTGTCGGAGGACTACCGGCCGATCGCTCGGCGTCTGGCCACGCTCGGCTACCGGGGCCACCCGATCACCAAGTCCCGCGCTTACGGCGTCACCTTCGGCTCCCGCCGCGAAGCCCGCCGCACCTGGCGACGCCGCCGCGCCCGCCTCCACGCGACCGCTGTCGTCCGGGATGTGCTCGACCTCGACCCCGCGGCCATCGATGACGACGACGCCGTGATCACGCTCGGATCCTGGACCTACGCCGGTCGCGGCTACCTCACCGACCACGACGCCGCCCAGGCCGTCCGCACCCACACCCTCACCCGCATCCGACCCCAGCCGTAA